The Novosphingobium terrae genome has a window encoding:
- a CDS encoding rhamnogalacturonan acetylesterase translates to MRIWLGALALMASTAHAQEAAPPRILVAGDSTVQTYDVVHYPQAGWGQFLACGMKPGAVVLNRAIGGRSTKSFIAEGRWDRLMAEIKPGDTVLIQFGHNDATKAKPERFADPALFRDNLLRMIWQSRGAGANPVLVTPVARRNFDEQGKSKADFAEYSAVMRELAASTNTPLIDLEGASRNMIDRMGAEGARKFYMNLAAGAYPAFPQGQHDDTHFNELGARAMANLVAEQLAGLSVPAASLVMTQRPDLERKTALGNYACH, encoded by the coding sequence ATGAGGATCTGGCTTGGCGCTCTGGCGCTGATGGCAAGCACCGCGCACGCTCAGGAGGCAGCGCCTCCGCGCATTCTGGTGGCGGGCGATTCCACGGTGCAGACCTATGATGTTGTGCATTATCCGCAAGCGGGCTGGGGCCAGTTCCTCGCCTGCGGGATGAAGCCCGGCGCTGTGGTGCTGAACCGTGCCATCGGCGGCCGCTCGACCAAGAGCTTTATCGCCGAGGGCCGCTGGGACCGCCTGATGGCCGAGATCAAGCCCGGCGACACGGTGCTGATCCAGTTCGGCCACAATGACGCCACCAAGGCCAAGCCCGAGCGTTTCGCCGATCCCGCCCTCTTTCGCGACAATCTGCTGCGTATGATCTGGCAATCGCGTGGGGCGGGCGCAAATCCGGTGCTGGTCACGCCCGTCGCCCGTCGCAATTTTGACGAACAGGGCAAGTCCAAGGCGGATTTCGCGGAATATTCCGCCGTGATGCGCGAGCTGGCTGCCAGCACCAACACGCCGCTGATCGATCTGGAAGGTGCATCGCGCAACATGATCGACCGCATGGGGGCCGAGGGGGCGCGCAAGTTCTATATGAACCTTGCCGCCGGGGCCTATCCCGCTTTCCCGCAGGGCCAGCATGATGACACCCATTTCAACGAGTTGGGTGCCCGCGCCATGGCCAATCTGGTGGCTGAGCAGCTGGCGGGTCTCAGTGTTCCGGCTGCGTCTCTGGTGATGACGCAACGGCCCGATCTGGAAAGAAAGACGGCTTTGGGGAACTATGCCTGTCATTAA
- the bglB gene encoding beta-galactosidase BglB, with translation MDNLVSIEDTTGEFLLRLEDGRVIDTKGWNGWEWTHGIGLFGMWRYVEQTGDEKALGIIHQWFADQLPRGTTKNINTVSPFLTLAYLYERDPRPEWRAHLEEWAAWLMAPDGLPKTEDGGFQHIVYNDENPGELWDDTLMMSVLPLARIGLLLGKPEYVEEARRQFLVHIKYLFDTKTGLWFHGWDFGGRHNFARALWARGNCWITVAIPEIIEMLALPEGDAFRTFLVDTLAAQVRTLAATQDAESGLWHTLVDDPTSYLEASATAGFAYGILKAVRLGLLPAAYEAVGLKAVQGVIDHINEAGELTQVSFGTAMGDSLQFYKDIALTSMPYGQSLAICALAEALHRV, from the coding sequence ATGGACAATCTGGTGTCGATCGAGGATACGACGGGCGAGTTCCTGCTGCGCCTGGAAGATGGCCGCGTCATCGACACCAAGGGCTGGAACGGCTGGGAATGGACCCATGGTATCGGCCTGTTCGGCATGTGGCGCTATGTGGAACAGACCGGCGATGAGAAAGCGCTGGGCATCATCCACCAGTGGTTCGCCGATCAGCTGCCGCGCGGCACCACCAAGAACATCAACACCGTCTCGCCCTTCCTGACGCTGGCCTATCTGTATGAGCGTGATCCCCGCCCGGAATGGCGCGCGCATCTGGAGGAATGGGCCGCCTGGCTGATGGCGCCCGACGGCCTGCCCAAGACCGAGGACGGCGGTTTCCAGCACATCGTCTACAATGACGAAAACCCCGGCGAACTCTGGGATGACACGCTGATGATGAGCGTGTTGCCGCTGGCGCGCATCGGCCTGCTGCTCGGCAAGCCGGAATATGTGGAAGAAGCGCGCCGCCAGTTCCTTGTCCATATCAAATATCTCTTCGACACGAAGACGGGCCTGTGGTTCCACGGTTGGGACTTTGGCGGACGGCACAATTTCGCGCGGGCGCTGTGGGCACGCGGAAATTGCTGGATCACGGTGGCCATTCCCGAGATCATCGAGATGCTGGCCCTGCCCGAGGGTGATGCTTTCCGCACATTTCTGGTCGATACGCTGGCCGCGCAGGTGCGTACTTTGGCCGCCACGCAGGACGCGGAAAGCGGGCTGTGGCACACGCTGGTCGATGACCCGACCTCCTATCTGGAGGCCTCAGCCACGGCGGGCTTTGCCTATGGCATCCTGAAGGCCGTGCGCCTGGGCCTGCTGCCTGCCGCGTATGAGGCTGTCGGTCTGAAGGCCGTGCAGGGCGTGATCGACCATATCAACGAGGCTGGCGAACTGACTCAGGTCAGCTTCGGCACGGCGATGGGCGACAGCTTGCAGTTCTATAAGGATATCGCCCTGACCTCGATGCCTTACGGGCAGTCTTTGGCGATTTGCGCTCTGGCCGAGGCGTTGCATCGGGTTTGA
- a CDS encoding C40 family peptidase, whose translation MGAVEKASGLGRPEIVAAAKATYEAAKGKKYTWGGHSTKGFDCSGFVNYTLWQANPSVGVHFITAAQLFNDNRFTEVTDPQPGDLIGFRKGPGISHDHVGIVYDTDHWIGSQSSTGVAPVTFSNPYWSKKPHFFLRLKY comes from the coding sequence ATGGGTGCGGTTGAAAAAGCATCAGGTCTTGGCAGACCGGAGATCGTGGCTGCCGCCAAGGCCACCTATGAAGCTGCCAAAGGCAAAAAATACACATGGGGCGGGCACAGCACCAAGGGTTTCGACTGCTCCGGCTTCGTCAATTACACGCTTTGGCAGGCCAACCCCAGCGTGGGCGTTCATTTCATCACGGCGGCCCAGCTGTTCAATGACAATCGCTTTACCGAGGTGACCGATCCGCAGCCGGGCGATCTGATCGGCTTTCGCAAGGGGCCGGGCATCAGCCATGACCATGTCGGCATCGTCTATGACACGGATCACTGGATCGGCTCGCAATCCTCGACCGGCGTGGCCCCGGTGACCTTCTCCAATCCCTATTGGAGCAAGAAACCGCACTTTTTCCTGAGGTTGAAATACTGA
- a CDS encoding exo-rhamnogalacturonan lyase family protein encodes MIFSRRDTLKLSSLLPAAATMPTAAWSAPAKAPAPVALHWLEGAPHLDLGQTLGVAWPRGTLPRNAGFAVQANGGAIPAQSWVTATWPDGSIKWTAHALPIPQGPAPDGLQVIPAARPAAPVERVTVEQTNTGARVACGGVVWDFANSGQALIRSASIGGKPVLGPLTLVGAMAEGPDGPRTPFTGTVTRLTVEQSGPIRAVIKVEGLHRPDAKATLPFTLRFYAYAGAQHLRIVHSFIYDGLPEHDAIAGLGLSAAVPMHDAPHDRHIRLATDGALFAEAVRPLTGLRRDPGVAFRHAQTHGQPVPPLAQMSAAVRDKLQYIPTWSDFRLEQSSAHGYTIEKRTEAGHAWVGSQEGGRAPGLAYVGGASGGAAIARRWFWETYPSALAVDHAASDTATLTAWLWSPQAAPMDMRPWRGVNGMEGYDAQNAGLDITYEDYEPGWDSATGIARTAELTLWACAATPANEAIVAMAQANAAAPRLMADPAALHEAQVFGDWSLPDRSGPNRTAIENQLANLVDFYSGEVDRRSWYGFWNFGDVMHTYDSDRHVWRYDIGGFAWDNSELSPDLWLWTQALRTGASQPWRLAEAMTRHTSEVDTYHMGRFVGLGTRHGVQHWGDSSKQPRVSNAIYRRIYYYLTADERVGDLIADMAESDRTLDHVDIGRKVPGGKAYAGPPGTFEMGFGPSWTAVAGSWLTMWERTGDRQWRDRLVAGMSSIAALKFGWMAGGAPYDPKTHRFSGPGDHIDISHLSAVFGAVEVNAELIQLIDLPAYKKVWVDFCQWFNAPKEEFLAHFGPPFGARNLREAYSRMSAYAARASGSKALMKRAVEEFYSGDQGLGTWDHDPRHTVEGVLEWPQVSTNASAQWGLAAIQMLALAPQELEAVAIPPHHSSAQEPRH; translated from the coding sequence ATGATTTTTTCCCGTCGCGATACGCTGAAACTCTCCAGCCTGCTGCCCGCTGCCGCCACCATGCCAACCGCAGCATGGAGCGCCCCCGCCAAAGCCCCCGCCCCGGTTGCCCTGCACTGGCTGGAAGGCGCGCCACATCTCGATCTGGGCCAGACCCTGGGCGTGGCATGGCCGCGCGGCACGCTGCCCCGCAACGCAGGCTTTGCCGTGCAGGCCAACGGCGGCGCCATCCCCGCGCAAAGCTGGGTGACGGCGACATGGCCCGATGGCTCAATCAAATGGACCGCCCATGCCCTGCCGATCCCGCAAGGCCCCGCGCCCGATGGCCTGCAGGTGATCCCCGCCGCCCGCCCGGCAGCACCAGTTGAGCGCGTCACGGTGGAGCAAACCAACACTGGCGCGCGCGTCGCCTGCGGCGGCGTAGTCTGGGATTTCGCCAACAGCGGGCAGGCGCTGATCCGCTCGGCCAGCATCGGCGGCAAGCCGGTGCTGGGGCCGCTGACCTTGGTCGGCGCGATGGCGGAAGGCCCGGATGGCCCCCGCACGCCGTTTACCGGCACCGTCACCCGCCTCACCGTCGAACAAAGCGGCCCGATCCGCGCGGTCATCAAAGTGGAGGGCCTGCATCGTCCCGACGCCAAGGCCACCTTGCCCTTTACCTTGCGCTTCTACGCCTATGCCGGAGCGCAGCATCTGCGCATCGTCCATAGCTTCATCTATGACGGCCTGCCCGAACACGACGCCATCGCGGGCCTTGGCCTCTCCGCCGCCGTGCCGATGCATGATGCCCCGCATGACCGCCATATCCGCCTCGCAACAGACGGTGCGCTGTTCGCCGAAGCCGTCCGCCCGCTGACCGGCCTGCGCCGCGACCCCGGCGTCGCCTTTCGCCATGCCCAGACCCATGGCCAGCCGGTCCCACCGCTCGCGCAAATGAGCGCCGCCGTGCGCGACAAGCTGCAATACATCCCGACATGGTCTGACTTCCGCCTCGAACAGTCCAGCGCCCATGGCTACACCATCGAAAAGCGCACCGAGGCGGGCCATGCATGGGTCGGTTCTCAGGAGGGTGGCCGCGCGCCGGGCCTCGCCTATGTCGGGGGCGCCAGCGGAGGCGCTGCCATCGCCCGGCGCTGGTTCTGGGAAACCTATCCTTCCGCTCTCGCCGTGGATCATGCCGCCAGCGACACCGCCACCCTCACCGCATGGCTGTGGAGCCCTCAGGCTGCCCCCATGGACATGCGCCCATGGCGCGGCGTCAACGGCATGGAGGGCTATGATGCGCAAAACGCCGGTCTCGACATCACCTATGAGGATTACGAGCCCGGTTGGGACAGCGCTACCGGCATCGCCCGCACCGCCGAGCTGACGCTCTGGGCCTGCGCTGCCACCCCCGCCAATGAGGCCATCGTGGCCATGGCTCAGGCCAATGCCGCCGCACCGCGCCTGATGGCCGATCCCGCCGCTCTGCATGAAGCGCAGGTTTTCGGTGACTGGTCGCTGCCGGATCGCTCCGGCCCCAACCGCACGGCGATTGAAAACCAGCTCGCCAATCTGGTCGATTTCTACAGTGGAGAGGTCGATCGCCGGTCGTGGTATGGGTTCTGGAACTTCGGCGATGTGATGCACACCTATGACAGCGACCGGCACGTCTGGCGCTATGACATCGGCGGCTTCGCATGGGACAATTCCGAACTCTCGCCCGATCTCTGGCTGTGGACCCAGGCCCTGCGTACCGGCGCCTCCCAACCATGGCGTCTGGCCGAAGCGATGACCCGCCACACCAGCGAGGTCGACACCTATCATATGGGCCGCTTCGTGGGCCTCGGCACGCGGCATGGCGTGCAGCATTGGGGCGACAGTTCGAAGCAGCCTCGCGTCTCCAACGCCATCTACCGCCGGATCTATTACTACCTCACCGCCGACGAACGCGTGGGCGATCTGATCGCCGATATGGCGGAGTCCGACCGCACGCTCGATCATGTGGACATCGGCCGCAAGGTGCCGGGCGGCAAGGCCTATGCCGGGCCTCCGGGCACCTTCGAGATGGGCTTCGGCCCCAGCTGGACGGCGGTGGCCGGAAGCTGGCTCACCATGTGGGAGCGCACCGGCGACAGGCAATGGCGCGACCGTCTGGTGGCGGGCATGAGCAGCATCGCCGCGCTGAAATTCGGCTGGATGGCGGGCGGCGCGCCCTATGATCCCAAAACGCACCGCTTCTCGGGGCCCGGCGACCATATCGACATCAGCCACCTCTCCGCCGTCTTTGGCGCGGTGGAGGTCAATGCCGAGCTGATCCAGCTGATCGACCTGCCCGCCTACAAGAAGGTCTGGGTCGATTTCTGCCAGTGGTTCAACGCGCCCAAGGAGGAGTTCCTCGCCCATTTCGGCCCGCCCTTCGGCGCCCGCAACCTGCGCGAGGCCTATTCCCGCATGAGCGCCTATGCCGCCCGTGCCAGCGGCAGCAAGGCGCTGATGAAGCGCGCGGTGGAAGAATTCTACTCCGGCGATCAGGGCCTCGGCACATGGGATCACGATCCGCGCCACACGGTGGAGGGCGTGCTGGAATGGCCTCAGGTTTCCACCAATGCCTCGGCGCAATGGGGGCTGGCGGCGATCCAGATGCTGGCTCTGGCCCCGCAAGAGCTGGAGGCGGTGGCGATCCCGCCGCATCACTCCAGCGCTCAGGAACCGCGCCACTGA
- a CDS encoding MFS transporter, with translation MSQGCDAMATQTEPWVRGSISMGIPSGATPRQVKTVNYLAYGANDVLGAGSMAVISAWVLIFYTKFCGLSAGEAALIFAVARVLDAFASPTIGHLSDSFDRFWLGQTFGRRRFFILAAIPLLPSFALMWWPGQNFWFYLVSYVLFELTYALEVIPYETLAAEMSSDFATKAKFAGIRILFAQGSAILAGFLPLWLINWLGRDSPMTFFAMGGLFSLLFMAAAGFLYAFSWERHRPENARVVTARPSLWKNLSSTLRIRAFRLHLGMYLGGYISQDIFNAAFTFFVIFALAGSTQTASALLGTMYIVQLVAVLMAIRMALRATPAGAYRIAAFSFAAGVAALVLLWRAGLPATSGWIWIGMGLVGLGRGALNYIPWATYNYMADVDEIVTGRRREGAFAGVMTFIRKATQAAAVAFVGLLMDWGGFVPKADVQTSGAVLTVVLVMALGTWAMLVMGVAISRRFRLSRATHAVLMAEIEHLRAGHREPISPESRDVVEDLSGWSYDRLWGKNEVKA, from the coding sequence ATGTCACAAGGTTGCGACGCAATGGCTACGCAGACCGAACCATGGGTAAGAGGATCGATCAGCATGGGTATCCCTTCGGGAGCCACCCCCAGACAGGTGAAGACCGTCAACTATCTGGCCTATGGCGCGAACGATGTGCTGGGCGCGGGATCGATGGCGGTGATCTCCGCCTGGGTGCTGATCTTCTACACCAAATTCTGCGGCTTGAGCGCGGGCGAGGCGGCGCTGATCTTCGCCGTGGCGCGCGTGCTGGATGCCTTTGCCTCACCCACCATCGGCCATCTGTCGGACAGTTTCGACCGCTTCTGGCTGGGGCAGACATTCGGGCGGCGGCGCTTCTTCATTCTGGCGGCGATTCCCTTGCTGCCATCCTTCGCGCTGATGTGGTGGCCGGGGCAGAATTTCTGGTTCTACCTCGTCTCCTACGTGCTGTTCGAGCTGACCTATGCGTTGGAGGTGATCCCTTACGAAACGCTGGCCGCCGAAATGTCCTCCGACTTTGCCACCAAGGCGAAATTCGCAGGCATCCGCATCCTGTTTGCGCAGGGATCGGCCATTCTGGCGGGCTTTTTGCCGCTGTGGCTGATCAATTGGCTGGGGCGTGACAGTCCGATGACCTTCTTTGCCATGGGGGGCCTGTTTTCGCTGCTGTTTATGGCGGCGGCGGGCTTCCTCTATGCCTTCAGCTGGGAGCGGCATCGCCCCGAAAACGCCCGTGTGGTGACGGCCCGGCCCAGCTTGTGGAAGAACCTCAGCTCCACCCTGCGCATCCGCGCGTTTCGCCTGCATCTGGGCATGTATCTGGGCGGCTATATCAGTCAGGATATCTTCAACGCGGCCTTCACCTTCTTTGTGATCTTTGCTCTGGCGGGCAGCACGCAGACGGCCTCGGCGCTGCTGGGCACGATGTATATCGTGCAACTGGTGGCGGTGCTGATGGCGATCCGCATGGCTTTGCGCGCTACGCCTGCCGGAGCTTACCGGATTGCCGCATTCAGCTTTGCCGCTGGCGTGGCGGCGCTGGTGCTGCTGTGGCGCGCGGGGTTGCCCGCGACGTCGGGCTGGATCTGGATCGGCATGGGGCTGGTGGGGCTGGGGCGCGGGGCGCTCAACTATATCCCATGGGCCACCTACAACTATATGGCGGACGTGGATGAAATCGTCACCGGCCGCCGCCGGGAGGGCGCCTTTGCCGGCGTTATGACCTTTATCCGCAAGGCCACGCAAGCAGCCGCCGTCGCCTTCGTGGGCCTGCTGATGGACTGGGGCGGCTTCGTGCCCAAGGCCGATGTGCAGACGTCGGGCGCCGTGCTGACGGTGGTGCTGGTGATGGCGCTGGGCACATGGGCGATGCTGGTGATGGGGGTAGCGATCTCGCGCCGCTTCCGCCTCAGCCGCGCGACCCACGCCGTGCTGATGGCGGAAATCGAGCATCTGCGGGCGGGCCATCGCGAACCGATCAGCCCGGAAAGCCGGGATGTTGTCGAGGATCTCTCCGGCTGGTCCTACGACCGGCTCTGGGGCAAGAATGAGGTGAAGGCATGA
- a CDS encoding oligogalacturonate lyase family protein, which yields MRFSSLGKAFLAGTVLLTTPALAKPQREWVDPLTHHRVLRISDMPGTSSLYFTQSAFTPQGDKMVMKTPQGIAVVTLKDWSVKLLVPGPQLNLLFTGHKSRNVYYASRARDDAGQTFQVYAADVDTGKVKKVADVAGGSIGSINADETMLLGQYTLPPANVNPDGTLKHPAQKGGNETPGGYTYAENRPDGTPYTYADAKTRALHRRLIAGIPMEIFTHNLVTGERKVIVASKDWLNHVQFSPTDPGLIMYCHEGPWHEVDRIWTIRTDGTGQKLVHTRTMNNEIAGHEFFSPDGHTIWYDLQTPRGQVFWLAGYDVTTGKRTWYNVERNQWSVHYNQSPDFKLFTGDGGDSEMVAHAPDGKYLYLFTPKPIPDDAEIPTADAEKLIVPGTFAQEKLVDMRNHNYKTEPNMTFTPDGKWIIFRGHFENDPDEHGTHVYAVEVAKAQ from the coding sequence ATGCGTTTCAGTTCCTTGGGTAAGGCCTTTCTGGCGGGCACGGTCCTGCTGACCACACCTGCCCTCGCCAAGCCCCAGCGCGAATGGGTCGATCCGCTGACGCATCACCGCGTGTTGCGCATCAGCGACATGCCGGGCACCTCCAGCCTCTATTTCACCCAGAGCGCCTTCACCCCGCAGGGCGACAAGATGGTGATGAAGACCCCTCAGGGCATCGCGGTCGTCACGCTGAAGGACTGGAGCGTCAAGCTGCTGGTGCCCGGCCCGCAACTCAACCTTCTGTTTACGGGGCACAAAAGCCGCAACGTCTATTATGCCAGCCGCGCGCGCGATGATGCCGGGCAGACGTTCCAAGTCTATGCCGCCGATGTCGACACCGGCAAGGTGAAGAAGGTGGCCGATGTTGCGGGCGGCTCGATCGGCTCGATCAACGCCGATGAGACCATGCTGCTGGGCCAATACACGCTGCCCCCCGCCAATGTGAACCCCGATGGTACGCTGAAGCACCCCGCGCAAAAGGGCGGAAACGAGACTCCCGGCGGCTACACCTATGCCGAAAACCGCCCCGACGGCACACCCTACACCTATGCCGACGCCAAGACCCGCGCGCTCCACCGCCGCCTGATCGCGGGCATCCCGATGGAGATCTTCACGCACAATCTGGTCACCGGAGAGCGCAAGGTGATCGTGGCCTCGAAGGACTGGCTCAACCATGTGCAGTTCTCGCCCACCGATCCGGGGCTGATCATGTATTGCCACGAAGGGCCATGGCATGAGGTGGACCGCATCTGGACCATCCGCACCGATGGCACGGGGCAGAAGCTGGTCCACACCCGCACCATGAACAATGAGATCGCGGGGCATGAGTTCTTCTCACCCGATGGCCACACCATCTGGTACGATCTGCAGACGCCGCGCGGGCAGGTCTTCTGGCTGGCCGGCTATGATGTCACCACCGGCAAGCGCACATGGTACAATGTGGAGCGCAACCAGTGGTCGGTGCATTACAACCAGTCGCCCGATTTCAAGCTGTTCACCGGCGATGGCGGCGACAGCGAGATGGTTGCCCATGCGCCGGACGGCAAATATCTCTACCTCTTCACGCCCAAGCCCATACCGGACGATGCCGAAATCCCCACGGCGGATGCGGAGAAGCTGATCGTGCCGGGCACCTTTGCGCAAGAGAAGCTGGTCGATATGCGCAATCACAATTACAAGACCGAGCCGAACATGACTTTCACGCCCGATGGCAAATGGATCATCTTCCGCGGCCATTTCGAGAATGACCCGGATGAACACGGCACGCATGTCTATGCCGTGGAGGTGGCCAAGGCACAGTAA
- a CDS encoding SGNH/GDSL hydrolase family protein, producing MRSITTLTTMVLLAVANPALAGTARSWGAAMQAVPGVNGASSLPPLGDTTIRQIMRLSVGGDSLRLTFDNSDSPNPLLIDHIEVAQLDAAGRILPATSKRVTVGDRPAVVIPAHAPMVSDPVKMALPPLARVAISIHLAAGQQPWSFHGYAAANTLLAPGDQTTAPEMTSVNAMQRRFLVSGIDVTSARPLRSVVALGDSITDGVKATVDSDRRWPDQLAGRLQQAGMTQVGVTNQGISANKVLQDGVGISALARFDRDVLGVPGVSHVIVLEGVNDIGGASRDNQQASFDTVGLINAYRQMVLRAHDHGIKVLLATILPYKGAGYWSAWGEEQRAKVNAWIRSQREADGVVDFDAAVRNPADPQAFAPAYDSGDHLHPNDVGFTAMAKAVPLNLLR from the coding sequence ATGCGCAGCATCACCACTTTGACAACAATGGTCCTTTTGGCCGTGGCGAACCCCGCTCTGGCCGGCACCGCGCGCAGTTGGGGCGCGGCGATGCAGGCGGTGCCCGGCGTGAACGGCGCTTCGTCCCTGCCGCCGCTGGGGGACACCACCATCCGCCAGATCATGCGCCTGTCCGTGGGAGGCGACAGTCTGCGCCTGACCTTCGACAACAGCGATTCGCCCAATCCGCTGCTGATCGACCATATCGAGGTCGCTCAGCTCGATGCCGCCGGGCGCATCCTGCCCGCCACCAGCAAACGCGTGACCGTGGGGGACCGCCCGGCGGTGGTGATCCCAGCCCATGCGCCGATGGTCAGCGATCCCGTCAAGATGGCGCTGCCGCCGCTGGCGCGCGTGGCGATCTCGATCCATCTGGCCGCCGGGCAGCAGCCCTGGTCCTTCCATGGCTATGCCGCCGCCAACACGCTGCTCGCCCCCGGCGACCAGACCACCGCGCCGGAGATGACCAGTGTGAACGCCATGCAGCGGCGCTTTCTGGTCTCGGGCATCGATGTCACCTCGGCCCGGCCTTTGCGCAGCGTGGTGGCGCTGGGCGATTCCATCACCGATGGCGTGAAGGCCACGGTGGATTCGGACCGTCGCTGGCCCGATCAGCTTGCCGGGCGGTTGCAACAGGCGGGGATGACTCAGGTCGGCGTGACCAATCAGGGCATCTCGGCCAACAAGGTGCTTCAGGATGGCGTGGGGATCAGCGCTCTGGCGCGCTTCGACCGCGATGTGCTGGGCGTGCCGGGCGTCAGCCATGTGATTGTGCTGGAGGGCGTGAACGACATCGGCGGCGCCTCGCGCGACAATCAGCAGGCCAGCTTCGACACGGTGGGGCTGATCAACGCCTATCGCCAGATGGTGCTGCGCGCCCATGACCACGGGATCAAGGTGCTGCTGGCCACCATCCTGCCCTATAAGGGCGCGGGATACTGGTCGGCCTGGGGCGAGGAGCAGCGCGCCAAGGTCAATGCCTGGATTCGCAGCCAGCGTGAGGCCGATGGTGTGGTCGATTTCGACGCGGCGGTGCGCAATCCGGCGGACCCGCAGGCCTTTGCCCCGGCCTATGACTCGGGCGATCATCTGCATCCCAATGATGTGGGCTTTACCGCCATGGCCAAGGCTGTGCCGCTCAACCTTTTGCGTTAA